A genomic region of Caloenas nicobarica isolate bCalNic1 chromosome 9, bCalNic1.hap1, whole genome shotgun sequence contains the following coding sequences:
- the GPATCH1 gene encoding G patch domain-containing protein 1 yields MAAAESSDSEEEDVVSYGTALQPLQEGERIKKPVPLQEQTVKDAKGRYQRFHGAFTGGFSAGYFNTVGTKEGWTPSAFVSSRQKRADRTILGPEDFMDEEDLSEFGIAPKDITTTDDFASKTKDRIKEKAKQIAGVVAAIPGTTAFDDLIGPSKITIGVELLRKMGWKEGQGIGPRVKRKPRRQKPDPAVKIYGCALPPGLSEGSEDEEDEYQPENVTFAPKDVMPVDLTPKENVHGLGYKGLDPSQALFGVSGRGHLNLFTDGSEDTSNLLGDLRHSKGRKLGITGQAFGVGALEEEDDDIYATETLSKYDTVLKDEEPGDGLYGWTAPKQYRSKKRSEREVKYIGKILDGFCLASKSSTPSKIYPPPDLPRNYRPVHYFRPVIAAGNENYHLQKALEESTGKLQGDVTQQSRHALNAAQRREQLGETGLKGPAPSVLEYLSEKDRERLKEVKQASEQQMKAKMLPQQPRNSRFQPASPADASHKWQMLLGGQLADAGSSDFKPFAKNPEKQKRYENFVKSLKQGEKGDKLEHHLDPNMTEWERGREQEEFFRAAMFYKSSNSTLSSRFTRAKYEDDVDKVEVPRDQENDIDDKEAAVKMNMFGKLTRDKFEWHPEKLLCKRFNVPDPYPDSSIVGLPKVKRDKYSVFNFLTVPEPTTSVTQPPNEKIQQNNSLNKPKKPSRWDVSDKEKEKKDSISEFISLARSKADAQQQPPAPATEEHGTGPSETLPTQVANEDKDQEEESRPSMDLFKAIFVSSSDEKSSSSEEESDEEQQPMTSVIDSETTKQVDLPDSSSSNAQENVAATTDAGISLLPASKQELDASEEFGPKLPPAFSSGPTWQQESVVPASFPGPSGKEKHRKTREKHKTKREHKHKKEKKKKRKKQKNKGKHKNKKSEKGSSSSDTDDSSDSVSDIDTTGLSPKELLRRLKQLPY; encoded by the exons atggcggcggccgAGTCGAGTGACAGCGAGGAGGAGGACGTGGTGAGCTACGGGACCgcgctgcagcccctgcaggaGG GTGAACGAATTAAAAAGCCAGTACCTCTTCAAGAACAGACTGTTAAAGATGCAAAGGGACGATATCAGCGTTTCCATGGAGCATTTACTGGTGGTTTCTCCGCTGGTTACTTTAACACTGTTGGTACAAAGGAAG GATGGACTCCTTCAGCTTTTGTATCATCACGGCAGAAGAGAGCAGACAGAACCATTCTTGGACCAGAAGACTTCATGGATGAAGag GATCTTAGTGAATTTGGGATAGCACCAAAAGATATTACAACCACAGATGATTTTGCATCCAAAActaaagacagaataaaagagaaagctaAACAGATTGCAGGAGTAGTTGCTGCCATTCCAGGAACCACCGCATTTGATGATTTAATAGGACCATCAAa aaTAACAATTGGGGTTGAACTGTTACGAAAAATGGGCTGgaaagaaggacaaggaattggGCCGCGAGTCAAAAGAAAGCCACGCAGGCAGAAACCTG ACCCTGCAGTGAAAATATATGGTTGTGCGTTACCACCCGGACTGTCTGAGGGTTCTGAG GATGAAGAGGATGAATACCAGCCAGAGAATGTGACATTTGCGCCAAAAGATGTGATGCCCGTAGATTTGACTCCGAAAGAGAATGTCCATGGACTTGGCTATAAGGGTTTGGACCCCTCACAAGCTCTGTTTGGTGTGTCTGGAAGAGGACACCTGAACCTCTTCACAGATGGTTCTGAAGACACAAGCAATTTACTTGGTGATCTGAGACacagtaaaggaagaaaactcGGTATTACGGGTCAG gcTTTTGGTGTAGGAGCTTTAGAGGAGGAAGACGATGATATTTATGCAACTGAAACACTGTCAAAATATGATACAGTTCTAAAAGATGAGGAACCTGGAGATGGCTTGTATGGCTGGACAGCACCTAAGCAGTATAGGTCCAAAAAAA GATCTGAAAGAGAAGTGAAATATATAGGCAAAATCTTGGATGGTTTTTGCTTGGCATCAAAATCATCAACTCCAAGCAAG ATTTATCCACCACCTGACCTGCCACGAAATTACAGACCAGTCCATTACTTTCGACCTGTGATTGCAGCTGGGAATGAAAACTACCATTTACAGAAGGCATTAGAGGAATCGACTGGAAAACTTCAGGGTGATGTGACGCAACAAAGCAGGCATGCTTTGAATGCAGCTCAGAGGAGGGAACAATTGGGAGAGACGGGTCTAAAAG GTCCAGCTCCATCTGTTTTGGAATATCTGTCTGAGAAAGATAGAGAAAGGCTCAAAGAAGTGAAACAAGCATCTGAAcaacaaatgaaagcaaaaatgttgcCCCAGCAGCCACGAAACAGCAGGTTCCAGCCAGCCTCCCCAGCTGATGCTTCTCACAAATGGCAAATGTTGTTGGGGGGGCAGTTAGCAGATGCTGGTTCTAGTGATTTCAAACCATTTgcaaaaaatccagaaaaacaaaaaagatacgAAAACTTTGTGAAAAGTCttaaacaaggagaaaaag GAGATAAATTGGAGCATCATTTAGACCCAAATATGACAGAATGGGAGCGAGGAAGAGAACAAGAGGAATTCTTCCGTGCAGCAATGTTCTACAAATCCTCAAATTCAACACTGTCATCCAGGTTTACTCGGGCTAAATATGAAGATGATGTTGACAAAGTAGAAGTTCCGCGGGACCAAGAG AATGATATTGATGATAAGGAAGCTGCTGTGAAGATGAACATGTTTGGTAAACTCACAAGAGACAAGTTTGAATGGCATCCTGAAAAGCTGTTGTGTAAAAGATTTAATGTTCCTGATCCATATCCTGA TTCTTCGATTGTTGGGTTACCAAAAGTGAAACGAGACAAATATTCTGTGTTTAATTTCTTAACTGTGCCTGAGCCCACCACATCTGTAACTCAACCACCAAATGAAAAAATCCAACAGAATAACAGTCTCAACA AACCAAAGAAACCTTCAAGATGGGATGTGTCAgataaagagaaggagaaaaaggattCTATCAGTGAATTCATTAGTCTTGCTAGATCAAAAGCtgatgctcagcagcagccaccagcgCCAGCAACAGAAGAACATGGAACTGGGCCGAGTGAAACTCTTCCCACTCAG GTAGCTAATGAAGATAAGGatcaggaagaagaaagcagacCATCCATGGACTTATTCAAGGCCATCTTTGTGAGTTCATCAGATGAAAAATCATCTTCCTCTGAAGAAGAGAGTGATGAAGAACAGCAACCAATGACTTCGGTTATAGATTCAGAAACCACCAAGCAAGTTGATCTACCAGATAGTTCTTCATCTAATGCACAAG agaATGTGGCTGCTACAACTGATGCTGGGATTTCTTTGTTGCCTGCTTCAAAGCAGGAACTGGATGCATCAGAGGAATTTGGACCAAAGTTGCctccagctttttcttctg GCCCTACTTGGCAACAAGAATCAGTGGTGCCAGCAAGTTTTCCTGGGCCtagtgggaaagaaaaacataggaAAACCAGAGAGAAACACAAGACCAAGAGagaacacaaacacaaaaaggaaaag aaaaagaaacgtaagaaacagaagaacaaaggaaaacacaagaataaaaaatcggaaaaaggcagcagcagctcagacaCTGACGATAGCAGTGACAGCGTTAGTGATATAGATACCACAGGCTTGTCACCAAAAGAACTTCTGAGAAG ATTAAAACAACTTCCGTATTGA